The Chitinophaga flava genome has a segment encoding these proteins:
- a CDS encoding exonuclease domain-containing protein, with amino-acid sequence MYAIVDIETTGGHASANGITEIAIYLSDGREVTQHYQTLINPGVPIPYYIESLTGITNSMVAEAPPFEAVAPMIHELLQDRIFVAHNVNFDYSFVKHHLAAAGFELQCKKLCTVRLGRKIFPGLPSYSLGNFCRHMNIPVNGRHRAGGDAEATAKLFALMLQHDTEKAIAAALKVGSKEQFLPPNLEPAVVKQLPEVPGVYYFHDVKGKVVYVGKAKDIRKRVNSHFSGHSASRQRQNFLRTIVNITYQETGTELMACILESVEIKRLWPAFNRAQKRVEFRYGFYLFEDQEGYLRLAIEKRRKFSAPVHAFNMLVDGHRLLRALIKQFELCPKLCFLQKGDGTCAGVTAATCHGACDKQEAPETYNQRVKAAIAFLQEQQPSVVIMDKGRNSDEQSCILLEKGRFYGMGYVPAHIRTTDAETLRPHLTQYPENEVIISLLRPYATNSKQLSSPQ; translated from the coding sequence GTGTACGCAATAGTAGATATAGAAACCACAGGCGGCCATGCCAGCGCCAACGGAATTACCGAGATCGCCATCTACCTGTCTGATGGCCGGGAAGTCACCCAGCATTATCAGACGCTGATTAATCCGGGTGTGCCCATTCCTTATTACATAGAGTCACTGACGGGCATCACCAACAGTATGGTGGCTGAAGCTCCGCCCTTTGAAGCGGTGGCCCCGATGATACATGAGCTGTTACAGGACCGGATTTTTGTGGCGCATAATGTCAACTTTGATTATTCCTTTGTAAAGCATCATCTGGCGGCAGCAGGCTTTGAGCTGCAATGCAAAAAACTTTGTACCGTAAGGCTGGGCCGCAAGATCTTTCCGGGCCTGCCTTCGTATAGTCTGGGTAACTTCTGCCGGCATATGAATATTCCGGTCAACGGCCGCCACCGTGCCGGCGGCGATGCGGAAGCTACCGCCAAACTGTTTGCTCTGATGCTGCAGCATGACACGGAAAAGGCCATAGCAGCCGCGCTCAAAGTAGGGTCCAAAGAGCAGTTCCTGCCTCCCAACCTGGAGCCGGCGGTGGTGAAGCAGCTTCCGGAAGTACCAGGTGTCTATTATTTTCATGATGTGAAAGGCAAAGTGGTATATGTAGGAAAAGCCAAGGATATACGTAAACGAGTTAACAGCCATTTCTCCGGTCATAGCGCCAGCAGGCAGCGACAGAATTTCCTCCGGACAATCGTTAATATTACTTATCAGGAAACCGGTACAGAACTGATGGCCTGTATCCTGGAGTCTGTGGAGATAAAGCGGCTCTGGCCGGCCTTCAACCGTGCACAGAAAAGGGTAGAGTTCCGCTACGGCTTCTACCTCTTTGAAGACCAGGAAGGGTACCTCCGGCTGGCAATCGAGAAAAGACGGAAGTTCAGCGCACCGGTACATGCTTTTAACATGCTGGTAGACGGACACCGGCTGCTGCGTGCCCTGATCAAACAATTTGAGCTCTGCCCTAAATTATGTTTCCTGCAAAAGGGTGATGGCACCTGTGCCGGTGTAACGGCTGCCACCTGCCATGGGGCATGTGACAAACAGGAAGCCCCTGAAACCTATAATCAACGGGTAAAAGCGGCTATTGCTTTTCTTCAGGAGCAACAACCATCTGTAGTGATCATGGACAAAGGCCGCAACAGCGATGAACAAAGTTGTATCCTGCTGGAGAAAGGCCGGTTCTACGGTATGGGATATGTGCCGGCACATATCCGGACCACCGACGCTGAAACGCTCAGACCACATCTCACTCAATACCCGGAAAATGAAGTGATCATTAGTTTGCTGCGGCCTTACGCCACAAACAGCAAACAATTATCATCTCCTCAATAA
- a CDS encoding ABC transporter permease — MRHFLLLTRLLPAMFAAGQESGKQLPFFLMCGYAWPFESMPKPLQWLSSLLPLTPFVKV, encoded by the coding sequence ATGAGACATTTCCTGTTATTAACACGCTTACTGCCAGCGATGTTTGCTGCGGGGCAGGAGAGTGGAAAGCAGCTCCCCTTTTTTCTCATGTGTGGGTACGCGTGGCCATTTGAATCGATGCCGAAACCTTTACAGTGGCTGTCTTCGCTGCTGCCACTGACACCTTTTGTAAAAGTATAA
- a CDS encoding YceI family protein, translated as MAKLKWVSDADHSELSFKIRHLMITNVTGRFTNFRVEAETEGEDFLNAKATATVDVDSITTANTQRDEHLRSPDFFDVNKFRNINFTATKIESVDNDGSYVLHGDLTIRDVTKNVKLDVEFGGVVKDPWGNTKAGFTINGKINRKDFGLTWNAATEAGGVMVSDEVKIQCEVQLLKQ; from the coding sequence ATGGCAAAACTAAAATGGGTTTCCGACGCCGATCACAGCGAACTCTCTTTCAAGATCAGACACCTGATGATTACAAATGTCACCGGCAGGTTTACCAACTTCCGGGTAGAAGCTGAAACAGAAGGAGAAGACTTTCTGAACGCCAAAGCTACTGCTACGGTTGATGTAGATTCAATCACCACAGCCAATACACAGCGTGATGAGCACCTCCGTTCTCCGGACTTCTTTGATGTCAACAAATTCCGGAACATCAATTTTACAGCCACCAAAATTGAAAGCGTGGACAATGACGGCTCATATGTACTACATGGTGATCTGACCATCCGTGATGTCACTAAAAACGTGAAGCTGGATGTTGAATTCGGCGGCGTTGTAAAAGATCCCTGGGGCAATACCAAAGCCGGTTTTACGATCAATGGCAAAATCAACCGCAAGGATTTCGGGTTGACATGGAATGCCGCCACAGAAGCCGGTGGCGTAATGGTCAGCGATGAAGTAAAGATACAATGTGAAGTACAACTGCTGAAACAGTAA
- a CDS encoding ring-cleaving dioxygenase, protein MDQAITGLHHITAISGNAKKNYDFYTRIMGLRFVKKTVNFDDPHTYHFYYGDKTGSPGTILTFFPWEDIMTGRRGTHMATEIGYSIPEGSINFWLKRLDAANIIYNKPSSKFGEIYLTFLDPDGLKIELTVPEKTDDRVPWETAEVSAENATRGFHHVTLTLDDIQATADLLVSVFGFELIKHHANRYRFASPAGDTANYIDLVEAKGELRGHVAGGSIHHIAFRMKDDAMELHYREKLEALGLNATPQLDRKYFRSVYFREPGGVLFELATDTPGFTVDESVEELGTHLMLPAQFEPQRAEIEQKLIKLV, encoded by the coding sequence ATGGATCAAGCTATAACAGGACTGCATCATATTACCGCGATTTCCGGTAATGCAAAAAAAAATTATGATTTTTATACGAGGATAATGGGACTGCGTTTTGTTAAGAAAACGGTGAACTTTGACGATCCGCATACCTATCACTTTTATTATGGAGACAAAACAGGTAGCCCCGGCACGATTCTGACATTCTTTCCCTGGGAAGATATAATGACCGGACGCAGAGGCACCCATATGGCCACCGAGATCGGCTACTCCATACCGGAGGGCAGCATTAATTTCTGGCTCAAACGGCTGGATGCCGCCAATATCATCTACAATAAGCCTTCTTCCAAATTCGGGGAGATATACCTTACTTTCCTGGACCCGGACGGACTTAAGATAGAGCTGACCGTACCTGAAAAAACAGACGACCGCGTACCCTGGGAAACAGCCGAGGTGAGCGCTGAAAACGCCACCCGTGGCTTTCATCATGTAACGCTAACGCTGGACGACATACAGGCCACCGCCGATCTACTGGTATCCGTTTTCGGATTTGAGTTGATTAAACATCATGCGAATCGGTACCGTTTTGCCAGCCCTGCCGGCGATACCGCCAATTATATAGATCTGGTGGAAGCCAAGGGCGAACTCCGTGGCCATGTGGCTGGTGGCAGTATTCATCATATTGCCTTCCGCATGAAAGATGATGCCATGGAACTGCACTACCGCGAAAAACTGGAAGCACTTGGATTAAATGCCACTCCTCAGCTGGACCGGAAATATTTCCGCTCTGTATATTTCAGAGAACCAGGCGGCGTGCTTTTTGAACTGGCTACAGACACGCCCGGATTCACCGTAGATGAGTCTGTTGAGGAACTGGGCACGCATCTGATGTTGCCCGCTCAATTCGAACCACAACGGGCAGAGATAGAGCAGAAACTGATTAAACTGGTTTAA
- a CDS encoding alpha/beta hydrolase, which yields MDFQPLHYIYQPAANHNAHTLLLLHGTGGDERDMLPLAPAMAPHFHVLSLRGNVQEQGMPRFFRRLSMGVFDEQDVHFRTHEMVHFLKELSAKEGFDLQQLVAAGYSNGANIAGAVLMLYPELLAGAVLFRPMQPLHGIEDPFETTRQQPVFMSSGKTDHTVKPAATEAYATLLTANGFQVSNYDINAGHHLTQQDIDLAAGWVKENFR from the coding sequence ATGGACTTTCAACCCTTGCACTATATTTACCAGCCGGCAGCTAACCATAACGCCCATACGTTATTATTACTGCATGGTACCGGTGGTGATGAGCGGGATATGTTGCCGCTGGCACCGGCTATGGCTCCACATTTCCATGTATTAAGCCTTCGTGGCAATGTGCAGGAACAGGGAATGCCCCGCTTCTTCCGCCGGCTGTCTATGGGTGTTTTTGATGAGCAGGATGTACATTTCAGAACACATGAAATGGTCCACTTTCTCAAGGAACTGTCGGCTAAAGAAGGGTTTGATCTGCAGCAGCTCGTAGCTGCCGGGTATTCCAACGGCGCCAATATTGCCGGGGCTGTGCTGATGCTCTACCCCGAACTGTTGGCTGGTGCCGTACTTTTCCGGCCGATGCAGCCGTTGCATGGTATTGAAGATCCGTTTGAAACCACCCGGCAACAACCCGTATTCATGAGCTCAGGGAAAACAGACCACACCGTAAAACCAGCTGCCACCGAAGCCTATGCCACCCTGCTGACTGCCAACGGCTTCCAGGTAAGCAACTACGATATTAATGCAGGACATCATTTAACACAACAGGATATTGACCTGGCAGCAGGCTGGGTAAAAGAAAATTTCCGGTAA
- a CDS encoding OsmC family protein, which produces MNEEVKVSIEGIPYQVSIAARDHRWLADEPAEVSGGDTGPTPGELLLSSLGSCTAITLTMYAARKKWPVEKIDVELRFDSDAKPDPKTTVIECLVHITGDLDETQRKRLMEIAHACPVHKVLTNPIIINTKAD; this is translated from the coding sequence ATGAACGAAGAAGTAAAAGTAAGTATCGAAGGAATTCCGTATCAGGTATCAATTGCAGCTAGAGACCACAGATGGCTGGCTGATGAACCGGCAGAGGTGTCCGGTGGCGATACCGGCCCCACTCCCGGTGAGTTATTACTCAGCAGCCTGGGCTCCTGTACCGCCATCACACTCACCATGTATGCAGCAAGGAAAAAATGGCCGGTAGAAAAGATAGATGTTGAACTCCGGTTTGACAGTGATGCCAAACCAGATCCGAAAACAACCGTCATCGAATGTCTTGTACATATTACAGGCGACCTTGACGAAACGCAAAGAAAAAGGCTGATGGAAATTGCCCATGCATGCCCTGTTCATAAAGTACTGACGAACCCTATTATTATCAATACTAAAGCAGATTGA
- a CDS encoding (4Fe-4S)-binding protein, producing MKDITKTYSNGEVTIVWKPEVCKHSEVCFRGLPEVFDPHAKPWINATGSNTERIIQQVNKCPSGALTYFMNNEVLANGSSPEITASSLAEIVPNGPRLIYGSIHTKDTSGHETQEYKVTAFCRCGSSSNMPYCDGTHIKTGFTDNE from the coding sequence ATGAAAGACATTACCAAAACATACTCCAATGGTGAAGTAACCATTGTATGGAAACCCGAAGTGTGCAAACACTCGGAAGTATGTTTCCGAGGGCTTCCTGAAGTATTTGATCCACATGCCAAACCATGGATCAATGCTACAGGCAGCAATACAGAACGGATCATACAACAGGTAAATAAATGTCCTTCCGGCGCCCTCACTTATTTTATGAACAACGAAGTGCTGGCAAACGGATCATCACCCGAGATAACCGCAAGCAGCCTCGCAGAAATAGTACCCAACGGTCCGAGGCTGATATATGGCAGCATCCATACAAAGGATACATCCGGACACGAAACACAGGAGTATAAAGTTACCGCTTTCTGTCGCTGTGGAAGCTCTTCCAATATGCCCTACTGCGATGGTACACATATTAAAACAGGATTTACAGACAACGAATAA
- a CDS encoding GNAT family N-acetyltransferase, with product MELTIQQNTTKHQFETVVDGHTAFIVYKLFPGGIIYIHTEVPPELEGKGIASQLAKYVLEYARANHLKVKPLCPYVHAYMKKHPEYNDLL from the coding sequence ATGGAACTTACTATTCAGCAAAACACCACTAAACACCAGTTTGAAACAGTGGTAGACGGACACACCGCCTTTATTGTTTATAAACTGTTTCCCGGCGGCATCATCTATATACATACGGAAGTACCGCCGGAACTGGAAGGGAAAGGCATCGCCTCTCAACTGGCCAAATATGTATTGGAGTATGCACGAGCCAACCACCTCAAGGTAAAACCGCTGTGTCCTTACGTACACGCCTATATGAAAAAACACCCGGAATACAACGATCTTTTATGA
- a CDS encoding DUF4142 domain-containing protein, which translates to MKKSIFFATALLGAWMLHSCGNRQNPQHEKPEDSANALNETMRKVDDTSSAFAVDAADRNMMEIQLGKLAQEKAANPRVKAFATMMVEEHTKANDQLKTIASRKGIVLPTELSTASKNFIDKWSQKKVERFDKEYIREMVDHHDQDVKDFDNAANNLQDETLKEWARKMLPVLIVHQDSARAISESL; encoded by the coding sequence ATGAAAAAGTCAATCTTTTTTGCAACGGCGCTGTTGGGTGCATGGATGTTGCATTCCTGTGGCAATAGACAAAATCCACAACATGAGAAACCGGAAGATTCTGCCAACGCTCTCAATGAAACAATGAGAAAGGTGGATGACACCTCTTCTGCGTTTGCTGTGGACGCAGCCGACAGAAACATGATGGAGATACAGTTGGGGAAACTGGCGCAGGAAAAGGCTGCAAACCCAAGGGTGAAAGCATTTGCCACCATGATGGTAGAAGAACATACCAAAGCCAATGATCAGTTAAAGACAATTGCCAGCAGAAAAGGAATTGTACTACCGACAGAATTGTCTACTGCATCAAAGAATTTTATCGATAAATGGAGTCAGAAAAAGGTGGAACGTTTTGATAAGGAATATATACGTGAGATGGTGGACCACCATGATCAGGATGTGAAGGACTTTGACAACGCCGCCAATAACCTGCAGGATGAAACACTGAAGGAATGGGCCAGAAAGATGTTGCCTGTTCTGATAGTACACCAGGACTCCGCCAGGGCTATTAGTGAATCCCTGTAG
- a CDS encoding zinc finger domain-containing protein, whose protein sequence is MSFEEKTSETVSSLKCQNCGAILHYAPGTNSLKCEYCGTVNTIEEENAAPASIHAFDYDTFIADLQGHTENTEQAVVVKCNSCGASTTMLPNVTADACPFCASPLVVQQGTSTAILQPHYVLPFVVSDKEAQQYFQQWMSKLWFAPSDMVRKVKDASRQQLKGVYIPHWSYDTNTVTSYRGQRGEYYYTTETYTEEVNGRTETRTRQVRHTAWYNTSGVVDNSFRDVLVTASPSLPRKMAEILEPWHLDQLKAYDGRYLSGFRAELYQTNAEQGLTIAKKRMDPVIQDEIRSDIGGDEQSIDSYNVRYNDLGLKYLLLPVWLSAYRYDNKLYHFVVNASTGEVTGDRPYSWIKIAGLIITIIIAAIVIYQFFATQQ, encoded by the coding sequence ATGTCTTTTGAGGAAAAAACAAGTGAAACAGTATCCTCGCTGAAATGTCAGAATTGCGGCGCCATACTGCATTATGCCCCCGGTACCAACAGCCTGAAATGTGAGTATTGCGGCACAGTGAATACTATTGAAGAAGAAAATGCAGCCCCCGCAAGTATTCATGCATTCGACTATGATACTTTTATTGCAGATCTGCAAGGTCATACAGAAAATACAGAGCAGGCCGTAGTGGTGAAATGTAATAGCTGTGGAGCCTCCACTACCATGCTCCCCAATGTCACGGCCGATGCCTGTCCTTTCTGTGCCTCGCCACTGGTAGTGCAGCAGGGAACTTCAACTGCCATCCTGCAGCCACATTATGTATTGCCCTTCGTGGTGAGTGATAAGGAAGCCCAGCAATATTTCCAGCAGTGGATGAGTAAGCTGTGGTTTGCGCCGTCGGATATGGTAAGAAAAGTAAAAGATGCTTCCAGACAGCAACTGAAAGGGGTGTATATACCTCACTGGAGTTATGATACTAATACCGTGACTTCCTATCGCGGTCAGCGGGGAGAATATTATTACACTACCGAAACTTATACAGAGGAAGTGAATGGCAGAACGGAGACACGTACCCGTCAGGTGCGTCATACGGCCTGGTACAACACTTCCGGTGTAGTAGATAATTCATTCCGCGATGTATTGGTTACTGCCAGCCCTTCGCTGCCCCGTAAAATGGCAGAGATACTGGAACCCTGGCATCTGGACCAGCTTAAAGCCTACGATGGGCGCTATCTGAGCGGTTTCAGGGCTGAGCTCTATCAGACCAATGCAGAGCAGGGACTGACCATCGCCAAAAAAAGAATGGACCCTGTTATCCAGGATGAAATCCGTTCAGATATCGGCGGTGATGAGCAGTCTATTGACAGTTACAACGTACGGTATAACGACCTTGGACTGAAGTACCTGTTGCTGCCGGTATGGTTGAGTGCTTACCGTTATGATAACAAGCTGTATCATTTTGTAGTCAACGCCAGCACTGGCGAAGTGACGGGTGACCGCCCCTACAGCTGGATAAAAATAGCCGGTCTTATTATCACTATCATCATTGCAGCTATTGTTATCTACCAGTTTTTTGCCACCCAGCAATAA
- a CDS encoding SPFH domain-containing protein, giving the protein MGIFDKLRNEFIDIIEWTDPSTDTIVWKFPRYQNEIKMNAKLTVRESQVAVFMNEGKIADVFQPGMYTLTTQNMPILTTLQGWKYGFNSPFKADVFFVSMRQFTNQKWGTKNPVMLRDAEFGPIRLRAFGSYAFRVKDATTFLKEVAATNPEYTVDGINEQLRNLAVSRGMDAIAEAKIPVLDLAAKYDEVSQLITDKIRPEFNELGLDLTKFLIENISLPPEVEEALDKRSSMGIVGNLGAYAQFQAANAMEKAAANPSGGLAAAGLGAGMGAAMMGQVGNMFQNNQVNQQQQQPAAGPGMPPPLPGTEPFYVAVEGKQAGPYNMDQLKQLAASGGLQSQTLVWKTGMAAWAAAATVPELAPVLATVPPPLP; this is encoded by the coding sequence ATGGGAATATTTGATAAACTCCGGAATGAATTTATTGACATTATTGAGTGGACAGACCCGTCCACAGACACCATTGTGTGGAAGTTTCCCCGTTACCAGAATGAAATAAAAATGAACGCCAAGCTGACGGTTAGAGAATCGCAGGTGGCTGTTTTTATGAATGAAGGTAAAATTGCCGATGTTTTTCAACCGGGCATGTATACACTGACTACCCAGAACATGCCTATCCTCACTACTTTACAGGGATGGAAATATGGTTTCAATAGCCCCTTTAAAGCAGATGTGTTTTTTGTAAGCATGCGGCAGTTCACCAACCAGAAATGGGGCACCAAAAACCCTGTTATGCTCCGGGATGCTGAGTTCGGACCAATACGCCTGCGTGCCTTTGGTAGCTATGCTTTCCGTGTGAAGGATGCAACCACATTCCTGAAGGAAGTTGCTGCCACCAACCCAGAGTATACTGTTGATGGTATCAATGAGCAGCTGCGTAATCTGGCTGTTTCCCGCGGTATGGATGCTATCGCGGAAGCGAAGATCCCAGTGCTCGATCTGGCTGCAAAGTATGATGAAGTATCTCAACTGATCACCGATAAGATCCGACCTGAGTTTAATGAACTGGGTCTGGACCTGACTAAGTTTCTCATCGAAAATATTTCCCTGCCACCAGAAGTGGAAGAGGCGCTGGACAAACGTAGCAGCATGGGTATCGTGGGTAACCTGGGCGCTTATGCGCAGTTCCAGGCTGCCAATGCCATGGAAAAAGCCGCTGCCAATCCTTCAGGTGGTCTGGCTGCTGCCGGTCTGGGTGCCGGTATGGGTGCTGCCATGATGGGACAGGTAGGAAATATGTTCCAGAACAACCAGGTTAATCAGCAGCAACAGCAGCCTGCCGCCGGGCCTGGCATGCCACCACCGTTGCCTGGTACAGAACCGTTTTATGTAGCTGTTGAAGGCAAACAGGCCGGTCCTTACAATATGGACCAGCTGAAACAACTGGCTGCATCCGGCGGTTTACAGTCACAAACACTGGTATGGAAAACAGGCATGGCCGCATGGGCCGCTGCCGCTACAGTACCGGAACTGGCCCCTGTGCTGGCTACCGTACCGCCACCACTGCCTTAA
- a CDS encoding copper-translocating P-type ATPase encodes MEKHQHMHMHMDHDHHDKEAMDHVHDHTKKEEHHDHTHHKDHTNHNAHTEHGGHGVHGGHAGHDHHAMINDFRKRFYVVLLLTVPVMLLSKMIQHWLGLQISFPGDQYVLTVLSSIIFFYGGWPFLSGWLSEMRQRNPGMMTLIGFAITVAFIYSVATLFGLRGMDFFWELATLILIMLLGHWIEMKSVAGASRELELLVQLMPAEAHLVENGSIREVKTDSLQPGDVVLIKPGEKVAADGTVTDGSSYLNESMLTGESKPVKKSIGDRVIAGSINGNHALHVKVSHNAASSYLSQVIKLVNDAQQAKSNTQLLADKAARWLTLIAIVAGISTFAYWRIDGQSISFAMERMVTVIVICCPHALGLAVPLVVARSTTMAAKHGLLIKNRTAFENARKITTLVFDKTGTLTIGKFQVVQMETLDNSYSPEDILALAAAVEQQSEHPIATGIVDKARSLGLQIPVASEMQAMAGKGIQASVAGKQVMVVSPAYVKEQFPQQPEVTQNGTGTLSYVIINNKPAGYVVLADELRPESFPAVQTLKKEHIATVLLTGDNKKVAAVVAQQLQLDSYIAEVLPHQKLEEIRKLQAAGQFVAMTGDGINDAPALAQADVGIAIGSGSDIAAETAGIVLVNSNPQDIVSLIRFGKATYRKMIQNLAWATGYNVITMPLAAGVLYHWGVLLSPAAGAVLMTVSTVIVAINARLLKL; translated from the coding sequence ATGGAAAAACACCAGCACATGCATATGCACATGGACCATGATCATCACGATAAAGAGGCCATGGACCACGTACACGACCATACGAAAAAGGAAGAACATCATGATCATACTCATCATAAGGACCATACTAACCACAACGCCCACACGGAACATGGAGGACATGGAGTACACGGAGGGCATGCGGGCCACGACCACCATGCTATGATCAATGATTTCCGTAAAAGGTTTTATGTGGTATTGTTATTAACTGTTCCGGTAATGCTGCTGTCTAAGATGATACAGCACTGGCTGGGATTACAGATCAGCTTCCCTGGTGATCAGTATGTGCTGACGGTTCTTTCTTCCATTATCTTTTTTTACGGAGGGTGGCCTTTCCTTTCAGGCTGGTTGTCTGAGATGCGCCAGCGTAACCCGGGAATGATGACCTTGATAGGTTTTGCCATTACAGTGGCTTTTATTTATAGCGTGGCCACCCTGTTTGGTTTACGGGGCATGGACTTCTTCTGGGAACTGGCTACACTGATTCTGATCATGTTGCTGGGACACTGGATTGAAATGAAGTCAGTGGCCGGAGCATCCCGTGAGCTGGAACTGCTGGTGCAGCTGATGCCTGCGGAGGCGCATCTGGTGGAAAACGGCAGTATCAGAGAAGTGAAAACAGATAGCCTCCAACCCGGCGATGTGGTGCTGATAAAACCCGGAGAAAAAGTAGCTGCTGACGGTACTGTAACTGATGGTAGCAGTTATCTCAATGAATCCATGTTGACGGGCGAATCAAAACCCGTGAAAAAAAGTATAGGCGACAGGGTTATTGCCGGCTCCATCAACGGCAACCACGCATTGCACGTAAAAGTATCACATAACGCAGCATCTTCCTATCTCTCCCAGGTCATCAAACTGGTGAATGACGCACAGCAGGCTAAATCCAATACGCAGTTACTCGCCGACAAGGCAGCCCGCTGGCTGACGCTCATCGCCATTGTAGCAGGTATCAGCACTTTTGCATACTGGCGTATAGATGGACAGTCTATTTCCTTTGCTATGGAAAGGATGGTAACGGTGATCGTGATCTGCTGCCCACATGCTCTTGGGCTGGCAGTGCCGCTGGTAGTAGCACGTTCCACTACCATGGCTGCCAAACACGGCCTGCTTATAAAAAACAGAACGGCTTTTGAAAATGCCCGTAAAATCACTACGCTGGTATTTGATAAAACCGGCACCCTCACCATTGGTAAGTTTCAGGTGGTGCAGATGGAAACACTCGATAACAGTTACTCTCCTGAAGATATACTGGCTCTCGCAGCGGCAGTGGAACAGCAGTCTGAACATCCTATTGCCACCGGTATTGTAGACAAAGCCCGTTCACTGGGACTGCAGATTCCCGTTGCCTCAGAGATGCAGGCGATGGCGGGAAAGGGCATCCAGGCAAGTGTAGCAGGCAAACAGGTGATGGTGGTAAGCCCCGCTTATGTAAAGGAACAATTCCCGCAACAGCCGGAAGTGACGCAGAATGGCACCGGTACCTTATCCTATGTGATCATTAATAATAAACCTGCAGGTTATGTAGTGCTGGCAGATGAGCTGAGGCCTGAGTCTTTCCCTGCAGTGCAGACACTGAAGAAAGAACATATCGCTACCGTGCTGCTCACGGGCGATAATAAAAAAGTGGCAGCGGTAGTAGCGCAGCAGTTGCAGCTTGATAGTTATATCGCAGAAGTGCTGCCTCACCAGAAGCTGGAAGAAATCCGCAAATTACAGGCTGCAGGGCAGTTTGTAGCCATGACTGGAGACGGTATCAATGATGCACCGGCACTGGCTCAGGCGGATGTGGGCATTGCCATTGGCTCGGGGTCTGATATAGCTGCAGAAACAGCAGGTATTGTGCTGGTCAATAGTAACCCACAGGATATTGTAAGCCTGATACGTTTTGGTAAAGCCACCTATCGTAAGATGATTCAGAATCTGGCCTGGGCTACCGGCTACAATGTTATCACCATGCCGCTGGCCGCCGGAGTACTTTACCATTGGGGCGTGTTGTTAAGTCCAGCTGCTGGTGCGGTGCTGATGACAGTGAGTACGGTAATTGTGGCTATCAATGCCAGATTGCTGAAATTATAA
- a CDS encoding alpha/beta hydrolase: MKQLFTFILIFTQYAMVYAQQKEKIHLWPGAVPGETDARHPAVVTPDGSRNVVRLTDVTDPVLEVYPATGAHRTGVGVVVCPGGGYNILAINLEGYEIAAWLNKLGYTAFVLQYRVPKKETGALQDAQRAMRVVRSRAAAWGLDPEKIGMMGFSAGGSLTARAATLYNVQTYTPVDKADSLSARPAFGMLIYPAYLDKGEGRKLTPELAVNKQTPPMFIFATADDTYGNSALVMAGAMRDAGAPAELHFYAKGGHGYGLRPGNTAAEVWPVLAAKWMQQIIP, from the coding sequence ATGAAACAGCTGTTTACCTTCATCCTGATATTTACGCAGTACGCTATGGTTTATGCTCAGCAGAAAGAAAAGATACATCTGTGGCCCGGCGCCGTGCCTGGGGAAACAGATGCCAGGCATCCGGCCGTTGTTACGCCGGATGGCAGCAGGAATGTAGTCCGGCTGACAGATGTGACCGATCCTGTTCTTGAAGTATATCCCGCTACCGGAGCACATCGTACAGGCGTTGGCGTAGTCGTATGCCCCGGTGGGGGATACAATATCCTGGCCATTAACCTGGAAGGCTATGAAATAGCTGCCTGGCTCAATAAGCTGGGGTATACTGCCTTTGTATTACAATACCGGGTACCTAAGAAAGAAACCGGTGCATTGCAGGATGCACAACGGGCAATGCGCGTGGTACGCAGCCGTGCAGCTGCATGGGGACTGGACCCGGAAAAAATTGGTATGATGGGCTTTTCTGCCGGTGGCAGCCTTACCGCCAGAGCTGCTACCCTATATAACGTACAAACCTATACGCCGGTAGACAAAGCAGATTCGTTATCTGCCCGCCCTGCATTTGGTATGCTCATCTATCCGGCTTATCTCGACAAGGGTGAAGGACGTAAACTCACTCCGGAGCTGGCCGTCAACAAACAAACGCCTCCCATGTTTATCTTCGCTACCGCCGATGATACCTATGGTAACAGTGCACTGGTAATGGCTGGCGCTATGCGGGATGCAGGTGCGCCGGCTGAACTGCATTTTTATGCCAAAGGCGGACACGGCTACGGACTCCGCCCGGGAAATACAGCTGCAGAGGTATGGCCTGTACTGGCTGCTAAATGGATGCAACAGATAATCCCATGA